Proteins encoded in a region of the Fundulus heteroclitus isolate FHET01 chromosome 2, MU-UCD_Fhet_4.1, whole genome shotgun sequence genome:
- the LOC118565106 gene encoding monocyte chemotactic protein 1B-like yields the protein MARLALSAIVLLMAVVALTEGLRGAGPKKCCFKFNDNVSRNKVVSYTKTSQRCSNPGILLNTVAGRQLCVKPSAPWVKELISYLDNINVAGSNSNL from the exons ATGGCTCGTCTTGCTCTGTCTGCGATTGTGCTGCTGATGGCTGTCGTCGCTCTCACTGAGG GTCTGCGTGGAGCTGGCCCAAAGAAGTGCTGCTTCAAATTCAATGACAATGTGTCAAGAAATAAAGTTGTGAGCTACACCAAGACCAGTCAGCGCTGCTCCAACCCCGGCATCTT GCTGAACACAGTGGCCGGCCGTCAGCTGTGTGTCAAACCCTCAGCCCCCTGGGTGAAGGAGCTCATCAGCTACCTGGACAACATAAATGTTGCAGGCTCCAACTCCAACCTGTAA
- the LOC118556782 gene encoding monocyte chemotactic protein 1B-like, with product MARLALSAIVLLMAVVALTEGLRGAGPKKCCFKFNDNVSINKVVSYTKTSQRCSNPGILLNTVAGRQLCVKPSAPWVKELISYLDNKNVAGSNSNL from the exons ATGGCTCGTCTTGCTCTGTCTGCAATTGTGCTGCTGATGGCTGTCGTCGCTCTCACTGAGG GTCTGCGTGGAGCTGGCCCAAAGAAGTGCTGCTTCAAATTCAATGACAATGtgtcaataaataaagttgtgaGCTACACCAAGACCAGTCAGCGCTGCTCCAACCCCGGCATCTT GCTGAACACAGTGGCCGGCCGTCAGCTGTGTGTCAAACCCTCAGCCCCCTGGGTGAAGGAGCTCATCAGCTACCTGGACAACAAAAATGTTGCAGGCTCCAACTCCAACCTGTAA